The DNA sequence atccttccctttagcaacaataggcaaactaaatattataaattttgcctaatcacaaatattaacacattgcaaaaaacctgaatgaactaaacaattatagaattcatctttaccatgtggctaatttttaagaaaatccgctcaattagaaacacaattcaaaataaatggcgctgcgacaacatttctcgaacctccgaaattagttgaaaatttctttaagtatttctagataattcttttgatatttatttaaaagttcgttataatgaaaactaaattttttaaattaccaagttaatttatttgcagaaaaacctcttgatatcaatttttggcttaagattttacatctatttttaaaatcaatataattactacaaatccttgcataacgaagtaactatgagaaaaacgctgaatatgtgatatttgagtgtatattactttcagggaatgggaaactaatcacttcaaaatcaaaatcatccgttttattatacattataaaacttaatttattattatcacaaatattaatatttaaatctaagaaatgatcttcatgaccagcgccatgactaggctcaagaataagctctgatggatatatatttttagaaatatcaatgaaatccttacagtttaagaccaaaatatcatctaaatatcttttattatttgacaaagcatgttttaaattaattggattattcttatccatcatatatttatattctagttgacttaaaaacaagtcagctataaatgggctggcattccccccatgggaattcccacaatttgcttgtacaaatcacccctaaatcttatataagtattgtataaaataaattctaataactcaaaaatcatatccaagctgtaacatctcaagttaactgtagtattaaagcaatttgtccaaatagcttttttattataaatgtctatttttaagaaccttttactagataagaggaaagatttcttgataacagtttttacaTTATCAAACACttcattaagtgataaattagtatacattgtcgcaaaatcgaaagactcaatccttttagctgaaaccattgttaaagaatctatcacctgcagtgaattattgacactccaatatggattaaaattcgaaaattttttaataccagaacaataggttttaagtttatttacaatttcctttaaaattaaagaaaggtcagtagcagcaatgcgggttggacatttagctgctccagcaataaaccgtggtttagggggattcttatgaaattttacagtccaatataggaaagggaactttttatcattgtcatttattttaatattaaaatttttaaaaagtatttcttcagtcttttcaattaaattctcatcctctatatttacctttaccAAACCTTCGAAGCCATTTGGAGGATTGACTATCATACTAGTTGGAGACCTGTACCAGCTACCTCCTGTATTTGGCAAACCTCTGTTTCATCAAGATGACGGATCGCTAACAGAAAATCTGTGGAACAAGTTCCAAAAATGGGAGTTAACGGAAGTTGTCCGCCAGAAAGACAAAAGTTTCATCGATCTCCTCACCTACGTACGGAAACGTAAGAAGTCAACTCCTTTCGATCCTCATCATCTCGCGACCCTAAGAAGCCGTTGTGTCAAAGTTCCCGATGACAATATTATCAGAATATATCCTACTAACAAACCGACCTTGGCATACAACTGCAAAATGCTACAAACAACAAGAAACCCCATCATCACAGTCACAGCACTTGACACAATTGCCACGCGTACAGGAGACAGAGTTCTCGCTGCACCCTTAACAACGGTGAAGTCTCACCTTCCGCCACAAATTCACCTATCTGTTGGCGCACGTGTGATTTTAACATCGAACGTGGATGTTGAAAACGGCCTGTCAAATGGAGCACGAGGGACCATTACGGCCATTAACAGTTCCAAATGTTTTCACGGACTTCCGACTTCAGTTCATGTCAAATTCGACGAGGCAACCATTGGGTCAAAATACCGAATCGGTTTTCCATATGCAGAATCTTATGATGTACCCATCCAGTTTCAGTCAGAAATGCTTCCTAGTAGAAGTATTATGCGTCACCAGTACCCTCTACAACTAGCTTGGAGCTTAACCGTCCATAAAGTTCAAGGACAAACCTTTCCAAGTGCTGTCATTTGTCTTTCAAACATGTTTCAACCGGGACAAGGCTATACCGCTATGTCACGCGTAAAAGAACTAGCTAGCCTGTATATCGAAGAACTGAATACTGAAAGTCTATACTGCGATGAAAAGATCGAGAACGCACTACACAGCATGCCAGTTTTCAGCTGCACGTCAGCAAATTGGTATTTTCACGACGAACCAATCCCTTTCCCGTTCACAATCGTTTCCCAAAACATTGAAGTTTTTGAAGTGCACCGACAAGATATCATCACGTATACAGATTTGTTGCAATGCGACATTTTCTGTTTTACAGAAACAGGTGATATCGACAAACCTGAACCTCCGCCATTCTCCCGAATGACGACAGTTGCCTCCAACTACACCAAACGAAAAAACAGAGGAATACTTGTATTTCTAAATGCAAAGGCCTCGCTTCTCTCAACCGCTGACATGTCGAACGATCATCTTGATTTTCTGGCAGTCACCGTAGTAACAAGACAAAGAGTTACACTGCTGATAGCTGTGGTATATAAACCACCCAAAACGCCAGAAAAATACCTTATGACGATACCAGAACAACTGTTGCAACTAGCGTCTACGAACAAAGACATCAAAGACACGATTATTGTTGGAGATTTCAACGTTAACATCAACGAAGAATCTTCACTTCCTtctcattttgaaaaatgcagtTTTCAACAGCTTGTTGGAAAATATACTACAAGAAAAGGAACATTGCTTGACCATGTGTACGTAAATTCGCCAGCCAAATGGTTTGCCAGGAATCTAGTGACGTATTACAGTTACCACAACCCAGTTATCGTAGAACTAGAGACAAATTAGCCGAAAccacatttctttgttttagagCTCATTCAGTTTTAGTATTTCTACCAAGGTATGCTAGATACCGACTTCTTTATTCGAATGTTGACCTCCTCTTCATCTTATCTGTTTTCCTGTTATAGATTTTCCCTGTTTATATTATACAGATTTTAAAGTCAACTGCAGTATTTGCTACTGGAACTATTTTTATCTCGACGGAGATAAGATTAATATCAAATAGGGATAAGATGAATCCCAGTAGCAAATACTGCAGTTGACTTTAACCCTTATTCGGAGAAACCAACTATTTACGCAACCAATACAGATGGAAACAATTCAGTAGAGTCGCAGCTATGTTTTCTTCACTCTACAAACTCACGGATAACTTTATGATGCAGGTgtctatagtatttattttaagatccttacagattaacaacttcagcctTTAATctaagcgaggaaacaaaaacaaagtgttgctctcgcaacactttactcggagAAGCCGAACAaacgttgccgcaacacctcacgttgcccatgcaacgtagatctagtttaatCTATATTATATCCGGTCATAATTTGCCAACAAATCATTCCATATTTTCtagtctaggaaaaaaaaattatttacacaTAAAGAACAACACAAATATACCGATAAACAGAAAAACACTAAAGTAATCAAATTAGTAAAGACTGACATATATTGACAATATTCAATTTGAACTCTAACTTTTGTAGTTTAGAGCTAAATGAATAGAAACAGttagaacaaaagaaaaatatatctaGTTGGGTTTATGAGGATTCAAATGCTTCCTTATAACTTTTCACTTATAACTAGTTTAGAAACTAGAAGaattaacaaattaaaagatactgaaatcgaaattttgaactattttttgaaGTATTATTTAAATGGTAAATTTGAAGTCCATGAAAGGCTAATATCTTCGGAAAAGAAAGGTTAGTTTAACACACCTTCAGAAAATATACCTTAACGATTGTGCTCATTACAGTTCAcacttatttttcatttatacggCGAAAACGTTATTTATAGGCTATTTTTAGAGATTGTAATAAGGATggtaaacttaaaaataaagactttAGGGTAACATTATTAATTCTcctgaaatcaaaatttcctgaAACTAGACTCAATGAAGTAAACCCCAAGAAATTCAGCTGAAAATTTTGGGCTCTTAATTTactactaaaacttttattcACCTAACGCAACTACTCtccaagaaagcaaaaaaaccTTCTACTAAAATTATCCTAAAGTAAAATTCTAAATAAGAGAAGTTAATCATATTAAAAAGCAGCAGAGGAAGGGAAATGTAAGTTTCAGGAATGATAAAAGAGTCTGAAGATGCAAGTGATATTGTGAGCCACCAGATTCTCGTTGGCAAACATGAAAGTCTTGGATTATTCTCAAAGTTACTATCTTTCCTCAAGTCCTTCATGGAATGATTCAGCCTCTTCACCCCAGACTCAATTAGCTAAGGCAAAACTAACACTATATGGCAATGTATTCCCTGACAATAATCGTGATTTACCTAGGCCTTATACTTGAAGAACAATTTAATTTTCGCCATTTCattaaaacaacaataaataaatgctacagaaaaatttgaataatcaGAACAGAATTATACAGAGCTTGGGATTAGTATTAGAAAACACTAGGCTAATCAAgttttacaaatatatttataaccTCATATCAGTTACGAGCTCATTGTATATTGTgcttggaaaaaaacaagacagCAAATAGTTTATACTTTTTAACTTTATACTTTTTGTAAGTGAAGTAATAAGGCCTCTGCCTTTTATGTACCTACTTGTTGgaattttcactaaaaatttgtcctcataaattcaaaatttgttctTGATTTAGTCAGgcaattgaaaaggaaaaaatatatatttaatatttgtcatttacagaataaatatcaaacaataaaagtTGCATTTTATGAaccagaaaacaaataaattttgtttaatacgtGAGTAAAACCAAAACACTGAATGGATATATACAACAAAATAAGATAATCGACTGTTTAGTGACCAGTAATAGCTGTGATAATAAGCTATTTAGTGACCACTTTTTTGTATTACTAGGGGATTTCAACGCCTACACGGGTACGAGTACGGAGGTTGGAGACACACAGGTGGATCTTGGAAACTCTTGTTTATCAGAAATGGAGAGTATGGTTGAATTGTATGGAAGAAAAGGATGCCCGAAAGTTAGGACAAGCAAAGATGATAAATTTTTGTAGTGAAAGGTCGgttgataattttgaatggaaggGTGGGAAAAGATCATGAAAGGGGTGATTTTACgtgttttggttgggggaagcCTAGTGTGATTCATTATATTACGGTTGATAGGAGGTTATGGGaaaattgtttggatttttatgttatgGATGTTATAGGATCAGACCATCAGGTTAGGTTGAGGAAAGGCAGGACAGGCGAAGAAATGGATGAAAGAGACGGAAGGCGAGAGATTCAGTTGGAGAAATTAGGCAAAGATGGAAGATAAGGGTAGGAAGGTAATGAAGCAGCAGATTCGGGTAGTTTGTATGGAGGAAAACCATatgaaaaaattgttgaatatatatatatatatcatgaaaagagaaatcaccaatgctacagcacaaacacaaaaaaaaagaaaaaaaaaaaaaaaaaaaaaaaaaaaaaaaaaaaaaaaaaaaatgagacagaaggagaaaaggaagactgttttcatAGCAAAGGAAGTATATCAGAAATGCAGTGGAGTATCAAATGAGAAGGAGATGGTGAGAAATACAAACGAATTCTTTGGTGAGGATTGTTGGAGGctgaaagaaaaacttgttcatCTTCTCAGGAAAGTGAAAGGAGGCCTGAATGACAAGGAAATGAATAAACACTTATCGGAGTACCGAGCAAAGGGAAACATCTACAAGAGGctattaaaaaagagaaaaaaagaagtagaagagATTAGGGCCACGAAGATCAGCGAGGAATACTTGTAAAAAGACCAAAGCAGTTTTGGAGAGAAGTAAGGCGAGAATTCAATGCCAACGACCAATACATACCTCCAGCTGAGTCGTGGACAACATACCTGGAGCAGGACACTAGCAAAAGGGAGCAATATGGAGACGATATAGGGAGTTTAGCAGAGGAGCTACGGGAGCAGAATGGTTTCCCCTTAAGACAAGAGGATTATAGTCTCTTAGAACCGATCAAGTTGGAGGAAGTATGGGCAAGCCTAAAAACAATGAAGGGATTTTAGGCGCCGGTGGGGGGTGGAATACcagcaaaaatttggaaaatagggaaaacagtTCTAGTACCAGCTTTAGaagcagttttcagttttgtgactgaaaaaaggaaatggcATGATCAGTGGAATTTGTCATTAggaatatcatttttaaaaaatggtaatAGGCAGGATCATagtaattatagaataattagtttaggAAATGTGATGAGTGAGATTTTTTCCAAGGTTATAGAATCAAGATTAGGGAAgtggttggatgaaaaggacCTGTTAGAGAAGTATAGGACAGGAAAAGGGAGAAGGttatttgtagcttttttacACCTAAAAGGAGCATATGATAATGTGGATAGTCACCTATTGATGTTAAATCTGTTATCTTTAGGACTGCCCCATTATTTTGCATTGTTGCTGTGCGAAATGTATAAGTACGTGAAGTTAGTAGTGAGAGTGGCGGGAAAGTGCTCAACTCCAGTGCCATCTTTATTGGGACTAAAGCAGGGATGTGTGCTGTCACTGAAAttgtttagcctttatttaaatGATGCCTATGAATTTTTCGTCAAGAGCAATGCACCAATGATATCGATAGATTTGCTTCAACTGTGCTTACTACTATTTGTTGACGGCATCGTATTACTGGCTGAATCAAAGGAGAAAATGCAAGAAATATTAGAGATTACGGACgtttatttggaagagaagGAGTTAATCCTGAACACATCGAAGACAGTGATGATGGTATTTGGTGATAAAGCCATGGAAAGTGAAGACgtgaatttttctttaaatgtgaaactataccagtgaaaaatgaatttgtttatcttgggttaaagtttactagtaatggGAAATTCAGTGGGCATCTGGATCTAGTGAATGTAAGAGGGAGGTATATTAGCGGTGAAATAACGAGGAGTAGTCTTAGACGGGTTAGAGATATTAGAgtacataagaggatttggacaagtaagatagtGCCAGCGATGCATTATGGAGCAGAGGTCTGGGGCTATCGTAAAGGTCCAttcgtttagtaatttggtaatcTAAGGCAATTTAGATATAGCATCGCtgcgatctatgaggctagtgaccatggtgagatattgggttaggatactgggtatgcagaAATTTAAGGTAGCAAAGGATACCtagaggcgttgagacagaaAAGTAAAGCAGGGTGGCCGGCGGAGATTAAGGATATCTTAGATAAGTGTGGATTAggggaatggtggaatgaaggaaaggggattatgggtatggagATAGTAGTAACAAGGGAGATACAAGAGAGgttgaagaaccaagaaatccagatatggtgggcaagtctggatcgtCCAGGAtcgttaaaattttatagacagataaagggtagttgggggaaggaggtattttggaaggaagggttaagtagagaggatttgaagacttatttggattggagggaaatggatttttgattggtgagaaaagaaagtatcaagggagaaaatgggagaaggtagaatctattgcttgtcctatgtgaggatctcaggatgaaagtttgatacattttttgtgtgaatttagttttttatatatgtatttatggacacatttcttttcaatttatatttggTAGCAATGCATGGggttttacttttgaaataattttgttcaatcACATACTGGTTTTGATCTTACTTTCTAATATAGCAAGAAGTTCCTCCTCTAGGTCTTCAttgtttgatttaatttcttaagaaaaacttattttgcctGCTGACCAATTGACAACATTGCACAGGAAGTGATCTCCTGATTCAATGGCTTCAAGTTTGATAGCAAAACTATCAAGTTTTGCAGCTTGATAGTAAGTTAAAATTTGTTCTCCTTTCactattacatttttttatatttgaaaatataaggGATTTAAGTTCGAGGGGGAGATTGTCCAGTTAttaaagaattacattttatatGGCAGGTATAAAATCAAAAAGGGATGTCTATGCAGGCTGGATTATTCTTCAGTATCTTAActttttctgtaaaatattcTTAGGCGTAAGAAATTGTTTAGTGATTACCAATTCTGAACCACCTAGATCACCCCGTTaaatttacatcatttttagTCCATTTTACATAATTCCAACATCAAATAGTccacattttgaatattttcaatcCCCACATTCAACATAATAACTGGTCATTGGATATCGAATTCGGTCTCATTTTATCCTTTTACACAATGTAAACACAGGTTCACATAATTCACATCATAAGTTTGAAGATCAAAACAGGTCTTGTGAAACTAGaatttgatgcatttttaaaataagagtttaattttattccaatttttcctatattactaatgaaatgaaataatttaacatgatttaatatttagtggataATTCAATATCAATATCTgaataattgttattatttttctcttttttataacatttaaaattatacgttttattttttactcttaggtgTAAAGAATATTTATCAAAACTCTTAGGTGTAAATAGATAATTTCTTATTACCTTCCCATTATTTTATAACTCTATAAAAGTCTCCGTAGCGTAACTTGTTAAAGTGC is a window from the Artemia franciscana chromosome 17, ASM3288406v1, whole genome shotgun sequence genome containing:
- the LOC136037591 gene encoding uncharacterized protein LOC136037591 — translated: MEKSVWHDAREEIVGDKHSMNPVTVVNTTKKFEFELAKKQFARTSTITVSDEENEEPATPKTKKGSSFLADLGLGNTGRWRKKLEHTERILSRSSKKMVPNESTVQYRKGNFLSLSFILILKFLKSISSVFSIKFSSSIFTFTKPSKPFGGLTIILVGDLYQLPPVFGKPLFHQDDGSLTENLWNKFQKWELTEVVRQKDKSFIDLLTYVRKRKKSTPFDPHHLATLRSRCVKVPDDNIIRIYPTNKPTLAYNCKMLQTTRNPIITVTALDTIATRTGDRVLAAPLTTVKSHLPPQIHLSVGARVILTSNVDVENGLSNGARGTITAINSSKCFHGLPTSVHVKFDEATIGSKYRIGFPYAESYDVPIQFQSEMLPSRSIMRHQYPLQLAWSLTVHKVQGQTFPSAVICLSNMFQPGQGYTAMSRVKELASLYIEELNTESLYCDEKIENALHSMPVFSCTSANWYFHDEPIPFPFTIVSQNIEVFEVHRQDIITYTDLLQCDIFCFTETGDIDKPEPPPFSRMTTVASNYTKRKNRGILVFLNAKASLLSTADMSNDHLDFLAVTVVTRQRVTLLIAVVYKPPKTPEKYLMTIPEQLLQLASTNKDIKDTIIVGDFNVNINEESSLPSHFEKCSFQQLVGKYTTRKGTLLDHVYVNSPAKWFARNLVTYYSYHNPVIVELETN